A genomic stretch from Corynebacterium kutscheri includes:
- the alaS gene encoding alanine--tRNA ligase — protein MQTHEIRERFTNHFVKAGHTAVPSASLILDDPNLLFVNAGMVPFKPYFLGQQNPPFANGTATSIQKCVRTLDIEEVGITTRHNTFFQMAGNFSFGQYFKEGAIKNAWGLLTGSVAEGGYGLDPERLWVTVYLDDDEAADIWEKQIGVPAERIQRLGMADNYWSMGIPGPCGPCSEIYYDRGAEYGAEGGPIADDNRYMEIWNLVFMEKERGEGIGKDNFEILGPLPKKNIDTGLGVERVACILQGVDNVYETDLLRPVIVAAETLTGTKYGAKHQDDIRFRVIADHSRTGMMLILDGVTPGNEGRGYILRRLLRRIIRSARLLGATQPTMARFMETIMDTMTPSYPEISENRERILRVAVTEEKAFLKTLESGTELFEQAAQEVKAAGGSVVGGEKAFALHDTYGFPIDLTLEMAAEAGLGVDTTGFDTLMAEQRARAKADSRAKKHGHADLSIYREWVDEHPTEFTGYEELSSEAKVLGLVLQGEKVFEAAEGDEVEVILDQTPLYAESGGQMGDHGQIIVGDTVLNINDVQKVGKKLWVHKAKVASGGLSVGDTVLAQVDKKWRHQARQAHTATHLIHAALRDILGPTAVQAGSLNRPGYVRFDFNYTEQLTPEQLLRIENLTNEAVDADWEVETIETSLAEAKAMGAMALFGENYGDVVRVIKIGDPFSMELCGGTHVDSSAQIGPVSILGESSIGSGVRRIEAYSGLDSFRYLSRERALIEGLATSLKAPAEEVPARIEALTEKLKEAEKNLEEMRRRQLANQASELIAGAIEVNGFIFAAMRLQKGISASDMRTMVVEGINRSTDRAGVLILVSEDGNGKVPFVVGVSKPAIARGVKAGDLVKTLNNYIDGRGGGKPDIAQGSGTKIEALPAGFEALREQLANYA, from the coding sequence GTGCAGACCCATGAGATTCGGGAACGATTTACTAATCACTTCGTTAAAGCAGGACACACTGCGGTACCAAGTGCATCCCTGATCCTAGATGATCCGAACCTGCTGTTCGTCAATGCCGGCATGGTTCCGTTTAAACCTTATTTCCTTGGTCAACAGAATCCTCCTTTTGCTAATGGTACTGCTACCTCTATTCAAAAGTGTGTACGTACCTTAGACATCGAAGAGGTAGGTATTACCACTAGGCACAACACCTTTTTCCAAATGGCCGGAAATTTCTCCTTTGGCCAGTATTTTAAAGAAGGTGCTATTAAAAATGCTTGGGGGCTATTAACTGGTTCTGTTGCAGAAGGTGGCTATGGACTAGACCCAGAGCGGCTATGGGTAACCGTTTATCTTGACGATGATGAAGCTGCCGATATTTGGGAGAAGCAGATTGGTGTGCCCGCCGAGCGTATTCAACGCCTAGGTATGGCTGATAATTATTGGTCAATGGGTATTCCTGGTCCATGTGGTCCCTGTTCAGAGATCTATTATGACCGCGGTGCTGAATACGGTGCCGAGGGTGGACCAATAGCTGATGATAATCGCTATATGGAAATCTGGAACCTCGTCTTCATGGAAAAAGAACGCGGCGAGGGTATCGGCAAAGACAATTTTGAAATTCTAGGCCCACTACCAAAGAAAAATATTGATACCGGTCTTGGCGTAGAACGCGTTGCCTGCATTTTGCAAGGTGTCGATAACGTTTATGAGACCGATTTGCTGCGTCCAGTTATTGTTGCCGCAGAAACATTAACCGGAACAAAATATGGCGCTAAACACCAAGATGATATTCGTTTCCGAGTAATTGCAGACCATTCGCGTACCGGCATGATGCTTATTCTCGACGGTGTAACTCCCGGTAATGAGGGACGCGGTTATATTTTGCGCCGCCTATTGCGCCGTATTATTCGTTCAGCACGTCTTTTAGGCGCTACCCAGCCTACGATGGCTCGGTTTATGGAAACCATTATGGATACCATGACTCCGTCATACCCAGAGATTAGCGAAAATCGGGAACGAATCCTTCGAGTAGCTGTGACCGAAGAAAAAGCCTTTTTGAAAACTTTGGAATCTGGTACCGAGCTTTTCGAACAGGCAGCACAAGAAGTAAAAGCTGCAGGTGGTAGCGTCGTGGGTGGTGAAAAAGCATTTGCTTTGCACGATACCTATGGTTTCCCGATTGACCTCACCCTAGAGATGGCTGCAGAAGCTGGCTTAGGAGTCGATACCACTGGTTTCGATACTCTTATGGCCGAGCAGCGTGCGCGCGCAAAAGCAGACTCTAGGGCAAAAAAGCATGGACATGCTGACCTTTCGATATACCGGGAATGGGTAGACGAACATCCGACCGAGTTCACTGGTTATGAAGAGCTAAGCAGTGAGGCAAAAGTACTAGGTTTGGTCTTACAAGGCGAAAAGGTCTTTGAGGCAGCAGAAGGTGATGAAGTCGAAGTTATCCTAGATCAGACTCCACTTTATGCTGAGTCTGGTGGTCAGATGGGTGATCATGGTCAGATCATCGTTGGCGACACTGTGCTTAACATTAATGATGTACAAAAGGTGGGTAAGAAACTTTGGGTACATAAAGCTAAGGTTGCTTCTGGCGGGTTAAGCGTTGGCGACACCGTGCTTGCACAGGTAGATAAAAAGTGGCGTCACCAGGCTCGCCAAGCCCATACAGCTACCCACCTTATTCATGCTGCTCTGCGCGATATTCTAGGCCCTACTGCTGTTCAGGCAGGATCTTTGAACCGACCAGGTTATGTACGTTTCGATTTCAATTACACTGAGCAGCTTACCCCAGAACAATTATTGCGGATTGAAAATCTGACCAATGAAGCTGTCGATGCAGACTGGGAAGTAGAAACCATTGAAACTAGCCTGGCCGAGGCTAAAGCCATGGGTGCTATGGCACTTTTCGGTGAGAACTATGGCGATGTTGTGCGAGTAATCAAAATCGGTGACCCATTTTCTATGGAATTATGTGGTGGTACCCATGTGGATTCCTCGGCACAGATCGGCCCAGTGTCGATTCTTGGTGAGTCTTCTATTGGTTCAGGTGTGCGTCGTATCGAAGCCTATTCCGGTCTGGATTCTTTCCGTTACCTTTCTCGTGAACGCGCACTTATCGAAGGTTTAGCTACTAGTTTGAAGGCTCCTGCTGAAGAAGTACCGGCACGTATTGAGGCGCTGACTGAAAAACTAAAAGAAGCTGAAAAAAATCTTGAGGAAATGCGCCGTCGACAATTGGCTAACCAAGCGTCAGAACTGATTGCTGGTGCTATTGAAGTCAATGGTTTCATCTTTGCCGCAATGCGCTTGCAAAAGGGAATTTCTGCTAGTGATATGCGCACCATGGTTGTCGAAGGTATCAATCGTAGTACTGATCGTGCTGGTGTTCTAATACTGGTTAGTGAAGACGGCAATGGCAAGGTTCCTTTTGTGGTTGGTGTTTCTAAGCCAGCAATTGCTCGTGGTGTAAAAGCCGGTGATTTGGTCAAGACGTTGAATAACTATATTGACGGACGCGGTGGCGGAAAGCCAGATATTGCGCAG